A DNA window from Aquarana catesbeiana isolate 2022-GZ linkage group LG01, ASM4218655v1, whole genome shotgun sequence contains the following coding sequences:
- the LOC141128359 gene encoding serine/threonine-protein kinase SBK1-like translates to MRAKTLFSFIQIKMASAAHEVEILLNGLFSSSSQRLRQIDLEKKFHFIKELGVGAYGSVLLVKDKESNQRMALKIMQKRKISEKKFLMEFSVSSYLSSHPNIIRSFGMVFQTQDHFIFAQEVAPLGDLFFLITPHVGLPEVKVKRCAMQISSALEFISEIGLVHMDVKPENILVFDQECHCVKITDFGLARAKGTVIRFQVGSTSYMAPEVCELTGEKKLAVDSTLDVWGFGVLLYLLITGEFPWKVAMSKDKAFRRFVAWQSNTHCNDPPASWNKLSTCLWRMFRCLLAADYSERSKSTKILCYMGRCWKRDSTLTGQNQITGITSTSYARDKDSLSNHPHRKESNLTSMSCHFVAQSSASQLPGQCQDNAVCPLILMDDQISMFVGAEVEIT, encoded by the exons ATGAGAGCCAAAACATTGTTTTCTTTTATCCAGATCAAAATGGCTTCTGCTGCTCATGAGGTGGAGATTCTCCTGAATGGACTTTTCTCCTCATCATCACAACGTCTGCGGCAAATAGACTTAGAGAAGAAATTCCACTTCATAAAAGAACTTGGAGTTGGAGCATACGGGTCAGTGCTGCTGGTGAAGGACAAAGAATCAA ATCAGAGGATGGCACTCAAGatcatgcaaaaaagaaaaataagtgaaaaaaaatttctgATGGAGTTTAGTGTGTCCTCCTACCTATCATCTCATCCCAACATCATCAGGAGTTTTGGCATGGTCTTCCAGACCCAGGACCACTTCATTTTTGCCCAGGAGGTTGCACCACTTGGTGACCTGTTCTTTCTCATTACACCCCAT gttGGACTTCCAGAAGTCAAAGTTAAGAGGTGTGCAATGCAGATTTCAAGTGCTCTGGAATTTATTTCAGAGATAGGACTAGTGCATATGGATGTAAAACCTGAAAACATTTTGGTATTTGACCAGGAGTGTCATTGCGTGAAAATCACTGACTTTGGTCTTGCTCGTGCCAAAGGAACAGTGATTAGATTCCAGGTTGGCAGTACCTCCTACATGGCCCCTGAAGTGTGTGAACTCACTGGTGAGAAAAAACTGGCTGTAGACTCCACACTGGATGTATGGGGTTTTGGAGTACTCCTCTACCTCCTGATCACAGGAGAATTTCCCTGGAAGGTGGCCATGTCAAAAGACAAGGCATTCAGAAGATTTGTTGCTTGGCAAAGCAATACTCATTGTAATGACCCCCCAGCATCATGGAACAAACTGTCCACATGTCTGTGGAGAATGTTTAGATGTCTCTTAGCTGCGGACTACAGTGAGAGGAGCAAATCAACTAAAATCTTATGTTACATGGGGAGATGCTGGAAAAGGGATTCAACCTTAACTGGTCAGAATCAGATTACTGGCATCACTTCCACCTCATACGCAAGAGATAAAGACTCCCTAAGCAACCATCCTCACAGAAAAGAGTCAAATTTAACTTCCATGTCTTGCCATTTCGTTGCACAGAGTTCTGCATCTCAGTTACCAGGTCAATGTCAAGATAATGCCGTATGCCCACTAATATTGATGGATGACCAGATATCAATGTTTGTTGGGGCAGAAGTGGAAATCACTTGA